In Microplitis mediator isolate UGA2020A chromosome 2, iyMicMedi2.1, whole genome shotgun sequence, a single window of DNA contains:
- the LOC130664240 gene encoding proton-coupled folate transporter-like has protein sequence MDNECVRSVKSGWRRFTLMEPPLFLLLLAYGMTATVLTDLIVYQTCRQMMVTNKNSCDIFHTNSSSHEAKELDKIVQPHASYIIMCKSLIEGIFPALLVLFVGPWSDKYGRKPLLVVGYFAPICTYTLLSILSHLDISPWMFLLASVPAALLGGISVLLLGVFCYVSDISEPEKRAWYLGCLEACLSAGLVIGIYIGPLIFQKYGYALLFIIATLISVLSLLHVLFFVPETIKNESNKWGNPFDISLVKQLILTCTKKRPGLNRGLLWSCVLVLSFLVIIMDGTANVKYLFTSAKLGWNTVQFSVYTSLSMTLTIVGTIVGLKVMRNYLGLKDVTGTLIGCSSGFAAAIVYSFTSKPWHMYLGTSLGIFTGMISPTARSVLSKSAPIDDLGKVFSLVTFMEALLPLGGASLYSLIYSLYMSVYPLPVFLLSAGINFLMIIITIIMDWKFNTYESPYQSAIQED, from the exons atggatAATGAATGTGTTCGTTCGGTGAAAAGTGGATGGAGACGTTTTACATTGATGGAACCACCgctttttttactattattggCTTATGGAATGacag caactgTCTTGACTGATTTAATTGTCTATCAAACTTGTAGACAAATGAtggtaacaaataaaaatagctgTGATATTTTTCATACAAATAGCAGCAGTCACGAGGCAAAAGAACTGGATAAAATCGTTCAGCCACATGCGAGTTATATAATTATGTGTAAATCGCTGATTGAAGGTATTTTTCCAGCATTGCTGGTATTATTTGTGGGTCCTTGGAGTGATAAATATGGAAGGAAACCACTTTTAGTTGTTGGATACTTTg cTCCAATATGCACGTATACATTATTATCAATACTAAGTCACTTGGATATAAGTCCGTGGATGTTTTTATTAGCATCTGTACCTGCTGCTTTATTAGGCGGAATTTCAGTACTTTTGTTAGGAGTATTCTGCTACGTGTCGGATATTTCAGAGCCTGAAAAGCGTGCGTGGTATTTAGGATGTCTTGAAGCTTGCCTTTCTGCGGGATTAGTTATCGGTATATATATTGGTCCATtgatatttcaaaagtatGGCTatgctttattatttatcattgcTACTTTAATCTCTGTACTATCATTACTTCATGTTCTATTTTTTGTACCTGAgactattaaaaatgaatctaAT aAATGGGGAAATCCATTTGATATATCTCTAGTAAAACAATTGATATTAACATGTACTAAAAAACGTCCTGGTTTAAACCGTGGGTTACTATGGAGTTGTGTACtagttttatcatttcttGTAATTATTATGGATGGAACTGccaatgttaaatatttatttactagtGCAAAACTAGGTTGGAATACAGTACAGTTTTCAGTTTACACAAGCTTATCTATGACATTGACAATTGTGGGAACAATTGTTGGTCTAAAAGTAATGAGAAATTATTTAg GTCTTAAAGACGTTACAGGGACATTAATAGGATGTTCATCTGGATTTGCCGCAGCTATTGTATACTCTTTTACTTCAAAACCTTGGCATATGTACTTAGGAACTAGTTTAGGAATTTTCACCGGCATGATTTCACCTACTGCGCGATCTGTTTTATCTAAATCTGCTCCTATCGATGATCtgg GCAAAGTGTTTTCATTGGTCACATTTATGGAAGCATTACTACCATTAGGAGGTGCTTCGTTATACAGTTTGATATATTCTCTATATATGTCAGTATATCCATTgccagtatttttattatcagctggaataaattttttaatgataattattaccataataatGGATTGGAAATTTAACACATATGAATCACCTTATCAATCCGCAATTCAAGAAgactga
- the LOC130664243 gene encoding proton-coupled folate transporter-like: MDSECTSSPKSGWKRFALMEPPIFLLFLTMGMTSNVFTDLIVFQTCKEVETNKSSCDILHTNSSSDEVRELNEIVQRHASYIIMCKSLIESFIPATFILFLGPWSDKYGRKPLIIAGYFAPMCKFIILSVLSNFDENPWMFLIASVPSALLGSGLSMAIYCYVSDSTEPDKRAWRLACLQTCVTTGLVIGTFIGPLIFQQISYTFLFIICAFLCAISLFYVLFLVPETVKKESNEKWGNPFDLSLVKELVVTCTKKRDGLNRGMLWSCLVVLSLFTIIIKGNSNISYLFTNAKLGWDIVQYSIFSGISMVISIIGTFGGLKIMKDYLGFSEITEALIGCLSGFLATLLSSFTTKPWHMYVGVCLGIFAGIVLPTIRSLLSKSAPIDDIGKVFSLVTVVEIILPIGSAPLYSLIYSSYIFVYPSPVFLLTAVIFFSMTFIILIMNFKFIASESSYQVTVQED, from the exons atGGATAGTGAGTGTACGAGTTCTCCAAAAAGTGGATGGAAACGTTTTGCATTGATGGAACcaccaatatttttattgtttctaaCTATGGGAATGACAA gtaATGTCTTCACTGATTTGATTGTCTTCCAAACATGTAAAGAAGTTGAGACGAATAAAAGTAGTTGTGATATTTTACATACAAATAGTAGCAGTGATGAAGTGCGAGAATTGAATGAAATTGTTCAGCGACATGCAAGTTATATAATAATGTGTAAATCACTGATTGAAAGTTTTATACCAGcaacatttatattatttctgGGTCCTTGGAGTGACAAGTACGGCAGAAAGCCTCTAATCATTGCTGGATATTTtg ctcCGATGtgtaaattcataattttgtcTGTGCtaagtaattttgatgaaaatccATGGATGTTTTTAATAGCTTCGGTACCATCGGCTTTATTAGGCTCTGGACTTTCAATGGCAATTTACTGTTACGTTTCTGACAGCACAGAACCTGACAAACGTGCATGGCGCTTAGCTTGTTTGCAAACATGTGTCACCACTGGATTAGTTATTGGTACCTTTATTGgtccattaatttttcaacaaatcagttatacatttttatttattatctgtgCTTTTCTTTGTGCCATATCATTATTTTACGTGTTATTTTTGGTACCTGAGACTGTTAAGAAGGAATCCAAt GAAAAATGGGGCAACCCATTTGATTTGTCTTTAGTTAAAGAATTAGTAGTAACATGTACTAAAAAACGTGATGGATTGAATCGCGGGATGTTATGGAGTTGTTTAGTAGTTTTgtcattatttacaataattattaaagggAATTCAAATATCAGTTATTTATTCACAAATGCTAAACTCGGCTGGGATATTGTGCAGTATTCAATTTTCAGTGGTATATCAATGGTAATATCAATTATCGGGACATTTGGAGGTCTCAAAATAATGAAAGATTACTTGg GTTTTTCAGAAATTACAGAGGCATTGATCGGATGTTTATCTGGTTTCTTAGCCACTTTGTTAAGCTCTTTTACGACAAAACCCTGGCATATGTACGTGGGAGTTTGTTTAGGAATTTTCGCTGGTATTGTTTTACCTACTATACGATCACTCTTGTCTAAATCTGCTCCTATTGATGATATAg GAAAAGTATTTTCTTTAGTCACAGTCGtggaaataattttaccaATAGGAAGTGCTCCGTTGTacagtttaatttattcttcatatatatttgtttatccaTCACCAGTGTTTTTATTAACGgctgtaatatttttttcaatgacatttattattttgattatgaattttaaattcatcgcATCTGAATCCTCTTATCAAGTCACCGTTCAAGaagactga
- the LOC130664247 gene encoding E3 ubiquitin-protein ligase FANCL, which produces MNEYEELLKWYPQLILTSENPFTMHGLLNINSNYQIEIKLKVPKYPLFKHATIYFGNKISSVYATDFSKKVNDLLRSNNSILSFLSQLQKLMDTIIKEKYNETAIDVEWWDNYNLEELKTALLIPGVSISASSGLDIIKLTYKDISIKLKQNKSYNNPWILLSSDLPELRNHPALDTCISTLTEAAETLKSRVDSLENILIDLKDIDENCWVIDPVKPKPYHLYRRIYLNQALSLLITPDPSCPERLQEIKVLGSDNEVAKCQDIITENLEKWSGDRTIIENLLDLLDIDELPRPPDENSAVQPNDGIVDDQECCICFSMESENGDVPSEVCNNEKCRRYFHTTCLLQWLQVVAGNQILFDRIHGFCPNCSTNISCAIVSN; this is translated from the exons atgaatgagtatgaagaattattaaaatggtatcctcaattaatattaacatctgAAAACCCGTTCACGATGCACggcttattaaatattaatagtaattaccagattgaaataaaattaaaagtaccTAAATATCCATTATTCAAACACGCCACTATTTATTTtggtaataaaatatcatcagtGTATGCTACcgattttagtaaaaaagtcAACGATTTATTACGCAGTAATAATTCTATTCTGTCTTTTTTAAGTCAATTACAGAAGTTaatg gACACGATCATCAAAGAAAAATACAATGAGACTGCTATTGATGTTGAGTGGTGGGATAACTATAATTTAGAAGAAttaaaaaccgctcttttaaTTCCa ggTGTCAGCATTTCTGCTAGCAGTGGTttagatataattaaattaacgtaCAAAgatatttctataaaattaaaacaaaacaaatcgTACAATAATCCGTGGATTTTATTATCGTCTGATTTGCCTGAGTTAAGAAATCATCCAGCTCTTGATACCTGTATATCTACATTAACTGAAGCTGCAGAGACTCTTAAATCAAGAGTTGATTcattagaaaatattttgattgactTAAAAGATATTGACGA GAATTGCTGGGTAATTGATCCCGTTAAACCAAAACCATACCACCTGTACagaagaatttatttaaatcaagcTCTGTCGCTTTTAATAACTCCAGATCCGTCTTGTCCTGAACGAttacaagaaataaaagtaCTTGGGAGTGATAATGAAGTTGCCAAATGTCAAGATATCATAACCGAAAATTTGGAA aaatggTCTGGTGATAGAACGATTATTGAAAATCTATTGGATTTATTAGATATCGACGAATTACCACGACCACCAGATGAAAACAGTGCAGTACAACCAAATGATGGCATTGTTGATGATCAAGAATGCTGTATTTGTTTTTCAATGGAATCAGAAAATGGTGACGTGCCATCGGAAGTgtgtaataatgaaaaatgtcGACGTTACTTTCATACTACTTGTCTTCTTCag TGGTTGCAAGTCGTCGCAGGCAATCAAATTCTTTTCGACCGCATCCATGGCTTCTGTCCAAACTGCAGTACAAATATATCATGCGCTATTGTAAGTAACTGA
- the LOC130664253 gene encoding NADH-cytochrome b5 reductase-like yields the protein MLSNRPQSPKEEDCCGNSCNPCIFDVHKKLLKQWELKKLNLNNKNLLEPLVYKLFKVIKLKHVNNDYIKLVLNYNYDEQEPKNGRIILNPGQYVVINYLKWSKPFTPISWTDSTIKLLIRIYADGVNTQRLKNLEIGEVIKVRGPYEDFIYARNKFKNIIMFSIGSGLAVFSPIIKSIVDDEEDETRVFLTAGFRSLDLVPMKKKLKLFTDYWNVQCTLYLTEGTSINLNGIDIKQGRINERICKCILENYLADDTLVLICGTEEFNESLERWVSECNFLNYYVFK from the exons atgttatcaaATCGACCTCAATCTCCAAAGGAAGAAGACTGCTGTGGTAATTCATGCAACCCATGTATATTTGACGtccacaaaaaattattaaaacaatgggagttaaaaaaattaaatttaaataataaaaatttattagaacccctagtatataaattatttaaagttattaaattaaaacatgtaaataatgattacataaaattggtactcaattataattatgatgaaCAAGAGCCGAAAAATGGACGGATAATATTAAATCCAGGGCAATAtgttgtaataaattatttaaaatggtCAAAACCATTCACTCCGATATCATGGACTGATAGTACGATTAAATTGTTGATTAGAATTTATGCTGATGGTGTAAATACGcagagattaaaaaatttggagaTCGGTGAGGTGATTAAAGTTCGAGGGCCGTATGAAGATTTTATTTACGcgcgtaataaatttaaaaatattattatgtttagtaTTGGTAGTGGTCTAGCTGTTTTTTCACCGATTATTAAATCAATTGTTGATGACGAGGAAGATGAAACACGTGTTTTTTTAACTGCTGGATTTAGATCATTAGATCTGGtaccgatgaaaaaaaaacttaaattatttactgactACTGGAATGTTCAGTGTACTCTTTATTTAACAGAag GAACAAGTATAAATCTCAATGGTATTGATATCAAACAAGGAAGAATTAATGAAAGAATTTGTAAATGTATTTTAGAAAACTATTTAGCTGATGATActttagttttaatttgtGGTACGGAAGAGTTCAATGAATCGCTTGAACGATGGGTTTCAGAATgtaatttcttaaattattatgtcttcaaatga